Within the Hevea brasiliensis isolate MT/VB/25A 57/8 chromosome 2, ASM3005281v1, whole genome shotgun sequence genome, the region GTTTAACCAATTAAAAGGATAGCACAGATTAGGAAGATGCTGCATGAGTAGCCTAGGCAACAGCTCAGATAATAAACCTTTTTAACTAACTGACAAAGTGCAACCCCAATCTCTTGGTTATCAGCACTTGTTAAATTGGAAAGTTAACAAACATGAAATCATTAATAATATGAACATATAAGTTCCTGTTCAAtgcaatttttttcaaaataaaagcAATAATAACTCACCAATCATGGTAGACTCCAATAAGGCCTCGGTCAAAAATTACACCAAGCGTAGAAAGCTTGCCAGCAGGAACAACATTCATTACCCATACAGGATCAGATGCAAGTGCTGCAGCAAAACCCCCAAAAAATGCATTCATGTCCATGACATTGCGTATGGCTTGAGTTCCTAGTTTCACATTCAACGAGTTCCTGTAGTATGCCAACCTCCTCACCCAACGTCGTGTGTCAGCTTCAAACAAATCAATCCCATTTTTCAAGAGCATGGTTCTTGAAGGAGCTTTTGTTACCCTATCTGGCCACTTAGGAATTGTCCCAACAGCATATTCCGCATTGACAGAAGATGTCCTACTCACACATTTCTCTAATTTGAAGTACCTGTAATACAGATGAACTTAGCTTTAAAATTCATGCTGGTCTCTTAGAACATAATGCATATTGAACATTatataaaccaagttcattttagGGCAATATGGCTAACAATGTATCTTCATCCAAATTTGTAAAAATCTTTATAAACAAGCCTTTGAAACTGAGGATGCAATGATGCAATATTACCAGGCATAACTTGGGTCATCTGTTTCATCGCATAGTTCAAGCCCAAATTCATTTTCGTTGGGCAGGCATGAATCTCCAGCAGGTTTTTTCCAGACAACGGTGTTTCCATCCACAGCAATCAGCTCATAACATAATGCTCTTGCCACACCTTGGAGATCTGCCCATTCCTTATCTTGTTTAGCCCACTGAACGGGGGGACCAGAGATGACTAGATATCCTCCAGGGCGAAGTAATCGATCCACTTCCATGAAATAAGTTGCATCTGCAAAGAGAGATTTCAAAGTAAGAGCTAGTAGCAAGAGGTAGCAGAAGAGAACAAACAAAAGGGATACAGGAAAGAGAACTAACTATAGGCTGTAAACGGGATCAAACATCGAGAGCAGTGGACCAAGTCAAATGAGAAAGCAGGAAATGGGAGTCTGCGAGTGCCAAGCATGGCAACAAATGCTGGAATTCCTCTTTCGAGTGCAAATTGTATTTGTGCTTTGTGTGAATCTCTAGGAGCAAATGAGAGGGTCAAAATTCCTTCCCTTTGCATATATCCTCCAAAACTAGCAACCTGCAAAAGAATGAGATTGTGAAAATTTCTATGCACAATACATTTCAGAGATAAAAAGCAATAAAGAAACAGAATTCCTACCCCACATCCCACGTCAAGGGCAGTTCTCAAAACTCCACCACTTATAGGGATATACTGTCCAAGTTTTTCAATGTATGGTATGGCTCCCTCTGGAAACATTGTACCACCACCAGGGAAGACGAAGTACTCGCCTTCCTCTTTCATCCATCCCTGATGACCCTTCCTGTCCGCAATTTTGTTGTATGGCATGTTGGCATGCCATATCTGCATATTGAGTAATGAAACCATGTCAAGGGCATGTTGGCATGTTATATCGACAGAAGTGGACATTATAGTTAATATCCCAGAAACCTAGCCAGGAGCTCGCTAAGATGATCAGTAGGCCAAGTACAGATCGTCGCAGGAAGGAGTAAGGGCAAATATGAAATTGGTTTTAAGATCCCGAGCATAATCTCGTAAATAGGTAGCAGGCTAGTAATTTCTCGTTCTCTGCTAGTTGAAGATCAAaaactctcttttttttttttttttctgtgtgTTCCTCAACAACGAAATATCGAATTAAACACAAAGCCGTACCTTATGCAAACTCTGGGGCCACTGAACCGGAATCTTGTATCCATTCGGGGGTGGGATCAAGCAGAAAGGGGTCTCAACTAGAAGCGGACAGTGACGCTCTCGATAGAAATTCATTTCTCTACTGAGCTGGCGATTGCGCCTGGGATCCTCACAAGGCATATGATCAACAGAGTCAGCAGAGCACGCCTCAATTGGCTGAGGATGGTGGCCGGCCTCAATAAGCTCGACAAGGCGGAGGCGCTGACGCGGATCCGACGTGGAGAGGAGGAGAGCCTGGCGACCAGAGGCGGCGAGAGAGTCACCGAGAGGAGTGAATACGagaaggaagaaaagaaagaCTAAGGCGAAGAATGCAGCAGATACGAGGTCGAGTAGTTTCCATTGTCTAGGGTTTCGCTTTGATACGGGGAGATTAAGGTGCCCCATTGGATGCTAATGGTTTTGGATCTGATCAAAAAATCATTTGAAATGAAGCATTAGTTAGAAGCAAATGGGAAATCTTAAAGTGACGAAGTTAGAAGCTTGGACGGAGACGGAGATTATAGAAGTGGGAATTTCAGTTGAAGATCATGGGACTTGGTAGGAAGACGAGCGTTGCTCGGTCGCAAGTGAGGAAGATAGCAGTAGTAGAGAACTAGATGCACGCATCAGTGATGGATTTGAGGGTGAATGTATGGAATTGTGGCAAAGCGAGGAACGGCTGTCTCAGTGGATAGGGGATCAAGACAGGCAAATAAAATATTCCAATTACATCATATCAACAAGCTTGTTTTCTTCTTTAATCCGCTTTCTATTCTCAGCAGCAGATACCATTAACTAAAACTCTGTGTTAATTGCCAA harbors:
- the LOC110669449 gene encoding probable pectin methyltransferase QUA3 isoform X2, coding for MGHLNLPVSKRNPRQWKLLDLVSAAFFALVFLFFLLVFTPLGDSLAASGRQALLLSTSDPRQRLRLVELIEAGHHPQPIEACSADSVDHMPCEDPRRNRQLSREMNFYRERHCPLLVETPFCLIPPPNGYKIPVQWPQSLHKIWHANMPYNKIADRKGHQGWMKEEGEYFVFPGGGTMFPEGAIPYIEKLGQYIPISGGVLRTALDVGCGVASFGGYMQREGILTLSFAPRDSHKAQIQFALERGIPAFVAMLGTRRLPFPAFSFDLVHCSRCLIPFTAYNATYFMEVDRLLRPGGYLVISGPPVQWAKQDKEWADLQGVARALCYELIAVDGNTVVWKKPAGDSCLPNENEFGLELCDETDDPSYAWYFKLEKCVSRTSSVNAEYAVGTIPKWPDRVTKAPSRTMLLKNGIDLFEADTRRWVRRLAYYRNSLNVKLGTQAIRNVMDMNAFFGGFAAALASDPVWVMNVVPAGKLSTLGVIFDRGLIGVYHD
- the LOC110669449 gene encoding probable pectin methyltransferase QUA3 isoform X1; this translates as MGHLNLPVSKRNPRQWKLLDLVSAAFFALVFLFFLLVFTPLGDSLAASGRQALLLSTSDPRQRLRLVELIEAGHHPQPIEACSADSVDHMPCEDPRRNRQLSREMNFYRERHCPLLVETPFCLIPPPNGYKIPVQWPQSLHKIWHANMPYNKIADRKGHQGWMKEEGEYFVFPGGGTMFPEGAIPYIEKLGQYIPISGGVLRTALDVGCGVASFGGYMQREGILTLSFAPRDSHKAQIQFALERGIPAFVAMLGTRRLPFPAFSFDLVHCSRCLIPFTAYNATYFMEVDRLLRPGGYLVISGPPVQWAKQDKEWADLQGVARALCYELIAVDGNTVVWKKPAGDSCLPNENEFGLELCDETDDPSYAWYFKLEKCVSRTSSVNAEYAVGTIPKWPDRVTKAPSRTMLLKNGIDLFEADTRRWVRRLAYYRNSLNVKLGTQAIRNVMDMNAFFGGFAAALASDPVWVMNVVPAGKLSTLGVIFDRGLIGVYHDWCEPFSTYPRTYDLIHVAGIESLIKSPVSSKNRCSLVDLIVEMDRMLRPEGTVMIRDTPEVIDKVAHIAHAVRWTATIHEKEPGSQGREKILVAIKSFWKLPAASH